A single window of Cellulomonas sp. NTE-D12 DNA harbors:
- a CDS encoding NADH:flavin oxidoreductase/NADH oxidase, translating to MSLLFAPLTLRGTTVRNRAWLSPMCQYSAVDGVPNDWHLVHLGARAAGGFGLVLTEATAVTADGRISPQDTGLWNDQQTAAWARITDVIHARGAVAGVQLAHAGRKASTFRPFHEGHGSVPVPDGGWGTVAPSGVEFPGYEAPRELSDDEVAAIPATFAAAARRALDAGFDVAEVHAAHGYLLHQFLSPLSNHRTDRWGGSPENRVRLLHQVVDAVRAVWPDERPVVVRLSATDWTEGGLTVDDVAEVARGLAARGVDLVDVSTGGNVPAQIPVGPGYQVPAARRIREVSGLPVSAVGLISAATQAEQVLVEGSADAVMIARAALRDPSWALHAAAELGVTLPTLEHVGADARVAPGQPTGWPVQYERAVRS from the coding sequence GTGAGCCTCCTCTTCGCGCCGCTGACCCTGCGCGGCACCACCGTCCGCAACCGTGCCTGGCTGTCGCCGATGTGCCAGTACTCCGCCGTCGACGGCGTGCCCAACGACTGGCACCTGGTGCACCTCGGCGCCCGTGCCGCCGGCGGTTTCGGCCTGGTGCTGACCGAGGCGACCGCCGTGACCGCCGACGGCCGGATCAGCCCCCAGGACACCGGCTTGTGGAACGACCAGCAGACCGCCGCCTGGGCGCGCATCACCGACGTGATCCACGCACGCGGCGCCGTGGCGGGCGTGCAGCTGGCCCACGCCGGCCGCAAGGCGTCCACGTTCCGCCCGTTCCACGAGGGCCACGGCAGCGTCCCGGTCCCGGACGGCGGCTGGGGCACCGTCGCCCCGTCGGGTGTGGAGTTCCCCGGCTACGAGGCCCCGCGCGAGCTGTCCGACGACGAGGTCGCCGCGATCCCGGCCACGTTCGCGGCCGCCGCCCGCCGCGCGCTGGACGCCGGCTTCGACGTCGCCGAGGTGCACGCCGCGCACGGGTACCTGCTGCACCAGTTCCTCTCACCGCTGTCCAACCACCGCACCGACCGCTGGGGTGGGTCACCCGAGAACCGGGTGCGCCTGCTGCACCAGGTGGTGGACGCCGTCCGCGCGGTGTGGCCGGACGAGCGGCCGGTGGTGGTGCGGCTGTCCGCGACCGACTGGACCGAGGGCGGCCTGACGGTGGACGACGTGGCCGAGGTGGCCCGCGGACTGGCCGCCCGTGGCGTCGACCTGGTCGACGTGTCCACCGGCGGCAACGTGCCGGCGCAGATCCCCGTCGGCCCCGGGTACCAGGTGCCGGCCGCCCGCCGCATCCGCGAGGTGTCCGGTCTGCCGGTGTCCGCCGTCGGGCTGATCAGCGCCGCGACGCAGGCCGAGCAGGTGCTGGTCGAGGGCTCGGCCGACGCCGTCATGATCGCCCGCGCGGCGCTGCGCGACCCGTCGTGGGCGCTGCACGCGGCCGCTGAGCTGGGCGTGACCCTGCCGACCCTCGAGCACGTCGGTGCCGACGCCCGCGTCGCGCCGGGTCAGCCGACCGGCTGGCCGGTGCAGTACGAGCGGGCGGTGCGCTCCTGA
- a CDS encoding aminotransferase class V-fold PLP-dependent enzyme has protein sequence MIRSFVQEFAFDPAVVQLNHASFGAPTRAALTWHDAVRRAGEADTSTSLGVALQDDLRRVGAVVAGLIGADPADVAIVTASTEASGALSTSLPLAAGDVVALTDGEYESVIRAWQVRAEAVGATVLRLPLPVPATSAAVTDLFTALPARTRYVVLSSITSSTALRMPVAEVARLAADAGATMVVDAAHSVGHEPLDVSTLGAAAVYGSLHKWLPVPRPLGFLWVDRALVDVVRPAAVALHLDEPLLQRFGWRGTWDPAPVRGLERALDEWRTWDDGGRLDAAAALADRADQLLTDLGWVPTGEPSMRPARLRGFVVPTPLPVLREALAAAGVRLWTGALPDGRTAARLATHVYTDETDLHRLAATARTLP, from the coding sequence GTGATCCGCTCGTTCGTCCAAGAGTTCGCCTTCGACCCCGCCGTCGTCCAGCTCAACCACGCGTCGTTCGGCGCACCGACCCGTGCGGCGCTGACCTGGCACGACGCGGTGCGACGGGCCGGCGAGGCGGACACGTCCACGTCGCTGGGGGTGGCCCTGCAGGACGACCTGCGGCGGGTGGGTGCCGTGGTCGCGGGACTGATCGGCGCGGACCCGGCCGACGTCGCGATCGTGACGGCGTCGACGGAGGCGTCCGGGGCGCTGTCGACGTCCCTGCCCCTGGCGGCCGGCGACGTCGTGGCGCTGACCGACGGCGAGTACGAGTCGGTGATCCGCGCCTGGCAGGTGCGTGCCGAGGCGGTCGGCGCGACGGTGCTGCGGCTGCCGCTGCCGGTGCCGGCAACCTCCGCAGCGGTGACCGACCTGTTCACAGCCCTGCCGGCGCGGACCCGGTACGTGGTGCTCAGCTCGATCACGTCGTCCACCGCCCTGCGCATGCCGGTGGCGGAGGTCGCCCGCCTCGCGGCGGATGCCGGGGCGACGATGGTGGTCGACGCGGCCCACTCCGTCGGCCACGAGCCGCTGGACGTGTCGACCCTCGGCGCCGCCGCCGTGTACGGGTCGCTGCACAAGTGGCTGCCGGTGCCGCGGCCGCTCGGCTTCCTCTGGGTGGACCGGGCCCTGGTCGACGTCGTGCGGCCGGCAGCCGTCGCGCTGCACCTCGACGAGCCGCTGCTGCAGCGGTTCGGCTGGCGCGGCACGTGGGACCCGGCGCCGGTCCGCGGGCTGGAGCGGGCGCTCGACGAGTGGCGGACGTGGGACGACGGCGGCCGGCTCGATGCTGCCGCGGCGCTGGCCGACCGCGCCGACCAGCTGCTCACGGACCTCGGCTGGGTGCCGACCGGTGAGCCCTCGATGCGCCCGGCCCGGCTGCGCGGCTTCGTCGTCCCGACGCCGCTGCCCGTGCTGCGGGAGGCGCTGGCGGCCGCCGGGGTGCGGCTGTGGACCGGCGCCCTGCCGGACGGCCGCACGGCCGCTCGTCTGGCGACGCACGTCTACACCGACGAGACGGACCTGCACCGCCTGGCAGCCACCGCCCGCACCCTCCCCTGA
- a CDS encoding amino acid ABC transporter substrate-binding protein: protein MHARHLRTALIAAALVVGLGACSSTGGSGSASATGSAASGTAAAGADQSLAKVQKAGVITFGTEGTYKPFSFHAAGGGDLTGFDVEVARAIAGKLGVKAAFQETQWDAIFAGLDAGRFDAITNQVSITPERQAKYEFSTPYTVSTGVIVVKQDNTSITSFDSLKGKTTAQSLTSNWYKLAQSSGADVQSVEGWAQSVALVQQGRVDATINDKLTYLDYVKTNGQSGLKIAAETTDKSQSAVALKKGATALTQAIDTALKQLADDGTLTSISQKYFGADVTR, encoded by the coding sequence ATGCACGCCCGTCATCTGCGCACCGCCCTGATCGCCGCCGCCCTCGTGGTGGGCCTGGGCGCCTGCTCCTCCACGGGCGGGTCGGGATCGGCGTCCGCCACCGGCTCCGCGGCGTCCGGGACCGCGGCCGCCGGCGCCGACCAGTCGTTGGCCAAGGTGCAGAAGGCCGGCGTCATCACGTTCGGCACCGAGGGCACCTACAAGCCGTTCAGCTTCCACGCCGCCGGCGGTGGCGACCTGACCGGGTTCGACGTCGAGGTCGCGCGGGCCATCGCCGGCAAGCTCGGTGTCAAGGCGGCGTTCCAGGAGACCCAGTGGGACGCGATCTTCGCCGGGCTGGACGCCGGGCGGTTCGACGCGATCACCAACCAGGTGTCCATCACGCCCGAGCGTCAGGCGAAGTACGAGTTCTCCACGCCGTACACCGTCTCCACCGGCGTCATCGTCGTGAAGCAGGACAACACGTCGATCACGTCGTTCGACTCGCTCAAGGGCAAGACCACCGCCCAGTCGCTGACCAGCAACTGGTACAAGCTCGCGCAGTCCAGCGGCGCCGACGTGCAGTCGGTCGAGGGCTGGGCGCAGTCCGTCGCCCTGGTGCAGCAGGGGCGCGTGGACGCGACGATCAACGACAAGCTGACGTACCTCGACTACGTGAAGACGAACGGCCAGTCCGGCCTGAAGATCGCCGCCGAGACCACCGACAAGAGCCAGAGCGCCGTCGCGCTGAAGAAGGGCGCCACCGCCCTGACCCAGGCGATCGACACGGCCCTGAAGCAGCTGGCCGACGACGGCACCCTGACGTCGATCTCGCAGAAGTACTTCGGCGCCGACGTGACCAGGTAG
- a CDS encoding amino acid ABC transporter ATP-binding protein — protein sequence MSPVDPAVPDGPVPPSRAEVGPALVTVTDLHKAFGAVRVLDGVDLTVHRGEVLAVIGSSGSGKTTLLRCLNGLETADSGVIEIAGGARVDFGARPGRREVHALRDRSAMVFQHHHLFPHKTVLQNVIEGPVVVQRRPRAEAVRDAEALLDRVGLADKRDVYPVQLSGGQQQRVGIARALALRPQLLLFDEPTSALDPELVGEVLSLILELAHEGWTMMIVTHELQFAREVAHRVAFVDAGRIAEIGPPDQVLREPQHERTRQFVHRLLHPF from the coding sequence ATGTCGCCCGTTGATCCCGCGGTCCCGGACGGTCCGGTGCCTCCGAGCCGGGCCGAGGTCGGCCCCGCGCTCGTCACCGTCACCGATCTGCACAAGGCGTTCGGTGCCGTGCGCGTGCTGGACGGCGTCGACCTGACGGTGCACCGCGGTGAGGTGCTCGCTGTGATCGGCTCGTCGGGCTCCGGCAAGACGACGCTGCTGCGCTGCCTCAACGGCCTCGAGACGGCCGACTCCGGGGTGATCGAGATCGCCGGTGGCGCCCGCGTCGACTTCGGCGCCCGTCCCGGCCGTCGTGAGGTGCACGCGCTGCGGGACCGGTCGGCGATGGTGTTCCAGCACCACCACCTGTTCCCGCACAAGACCGTGCTGCAGAACGTGATCGAGGGTCCCGTGGTGGTGCAGCGGCGCCCGCGCGCCGAGGCCGTGCGGGACGCCGAGGCGCTGCTCGACCGGGTGGGGCTGGCCGACAAGCGGGACGTGTACCCCGTGCAGCTGTCCGGAGGTCAGCAGCAGCGGGTCGGCATCGCGCGCGCACTGGCGCTCCGGCCGCAGCTGCTGCTGTTCGACGAGCCGACGTCGGCCCTCGACCCCGAGCTGGTCGGTGAGGTGCTGTCCCTGATCCTCGAGCTGGCGCACGAGGGCTGGACCATGATGATCGTCACGCACGAGCTGCAGTTCGCCCGCGAGGTGGCCCACCGGGTGGCGTTCGTCGACGCCGGCCGCATCGCGGAGATCGGCCCGCCGGACCAGGTGCTGCGCGAGCCGCAGCACGAGCGCACCCGGCAGTTCGTGCACCGCCTGCTGCACCCGTTCTGA
- a CDS encoding amino acid ABC transporter permease: MALPTVLAAVHAALPAVLPAVLPTTVPGGALSTVDWPLVLASAPTIALGAVRGTIPLAALSFVGGMVIAVGIALMRLSRNAVARGVGRVYVSVVRGTPLLVQLFVIFYGLPSIGLVINPWPSAILAFSLNVGGYAAEIVRAAILSVPQGQWEAAYVIGMSHRRALGRIILPQAARVSVPPLSNTFISLVKDTSLASLILVTELFREAQKIAAFSQEFMLLYLEAALIYWLICLVLSAGQARLETRLERHVAR; encoded by the coding sequence ATGGCCCTCCCGACCGTGCTGGCGGCCGTGCACGCCGCCCTGCCCGCGGTACTGCCCGCCGTGCTGCCCACCACGGTTCCCGGCGGAGCCCTGTCGACGGTCGACTGGCCGCTGGTCCTGGCGTCGGCACCGACCATCGCGCTCGGTGCCGTCCGGGGGACCATCCCGCTGGCCGCGCTGTCCTTCGTCGGCGGCATGGTGATCGCCGTCGGCATCGCGCTGATGCGGCTGTCCCGCAACGCGGTGGCCCGCGGCGTCGGCCGCGTCTACGTCTCGGTGGTGCGCGGCACCCCGTTGCTGGTGCAGCTGTTCGTCATCTTCTACGGGCTGCCCTCGATCGGGCTGGTGATCAACCCGTGGCCCAGCGCGATCCTCGCGTTCTCGCTGAACGTCGGCGGGTACGCCGCCGAGATCGTCCGGGCGGCCATCCTGTCCGTGCCGCAGGGCCAGTGGGAGGCGGCCTACGTGATCGGCATGTCCCACCGGCGGGCGCTGGGGCGGATCATCCTGCCCCAGGCGGCGCGCGTGTCCGTGCCGCCGCTGTCGAACACGTTCATCAGCCTGGTGAAGGACACCTCGCTGGCGTCGTTGATCCTGGTCACGGAGCTGTTCCGGGAGGCGCAGAAGATCGCGGCGTTCAGCCAGGAGTTCATGCTGCTCTACCTGGAGGCGGCGCTGATCTACTGGCTGATCTGCCTGGTGCTGTCCGCGGGGCAGGCCCGCCTGGAGACCCGGTTGGAGCGTCATGTCGCCCGTTGA
- a CDS encoding VOC family protein, with the protein MSVVLNPYLSFRDNAREAMEFYRSVFGGDLRVSTFDDYHASPDPSEGGKVMHAMLDTPSGLTLMAADTPNSMPLPEASAFSISLSGAASDDEELRRYWAGLSEGGTVTTPLEKAPWGDAFGMCVDKFGVTWLVNIAGEETPSA; encoded by the coding sequence ATGTCCGTGGTGCTCAACCCGTACCTCTCGTTCCGTGACAACGCCCGCGAGGCGATGGAGTTCTACCGGTCGGTGTTCGGCGGCGACCTGCGGGTCAGCACGTTCGACGACTACCACGCCAGCCCGGACCCGTCGGAGGGCGGCAAGGTGATGCACGCGATGCTCGACACACCGTCCGGCCTCACGCTGATGGCGGCGGACACGCCGAACTCGATGCCGCTGCCGGAGGCGTCGGCGTTCTCCATCTCGCTGAGCGGCGCCGCGTCCGACGACGAGGAGCTGCGGCGCTACTGGGCCGGCCTCTCCGAGGGCGGCACGGTCACCACGCCCCTGGAGAAGGCGCCGTGGGGGGACGCGTTCGGCATGTGCGTCGACAAGTTCGGCGTCACGTGGCTGGTGAACATCGCCGGGGAGGAGACGCCGTCGGCCTGA